From a single Vitis vinifera cultivar Pinot Noir 40024 chromosome 18, ASM3070453v1 genomic region:
- the LOC100250503 gene encoding auxin efflux carrier component 6, which produces MISADDFYKVMCAMVPLYFAMLVAYGSVKWCKIFSPEQCSGINRFVAVFAVPVLSFHFISQNNPYEMDTKFIVADTLSKLLVLVLLSVWAILFKGGLDWLITLFSLATLPNTLVMGIPLLNAMYGDFTQSLMVQLVVLQCIIWYTLLLFLFEYRAATLLIKNQFPGSTAASISKFEIDGDVISLDGRDPVRTESEIDGNGRIRVRIRRSTSSAPDSALSSSMGITPRASNLSGAEIFSVNTPAPLHEYHNGNADIAFGNGDLGFGYRSASPRLSGYASSDAYSLQPTPRASNFNELDTTTITTTNTPFWVRSPVAGKVYRQQSPAFSGVRMVWESPGKCNGGGGERQGCKDVVGEREISFRDSSKFPVAEEEDPKATATGQDMPRTHVMLRLILTMVGRKLSRNPNTYSSVLGLLWSLISFKWNVGMPSLVKYSIKIISDAGLGMAMFSLGLFMALQPRIIACGTKRATMGMGIRFICGPILMSAASIAVGLRGVRLHAAIVQASLPQGIVPFVFAREYGLHPDILSTGVIFGMLVSLPVTLLYYILLGL; this is translated from the exons ATGATCAGTGCAGATGATTTCTACAAGGTCATGTGTGCAATGGTTCCATTGTATTTTGCAATGCTGGTTGCATATGGGTCAGTGAAATGGTGCAAGATATTCTCGCCGGAGCAGTGCTCCGGCATTAACCGGTTCGTTGCGGTGTTTGCCGTTCCGGTTCTTTCCTTCCACTTCATATCTCAGAACAACCCATATGAGATGGACACCAAGTTTATAGTTGCAGACACTCTCTCTAAGTTGCTGGTTCTTGTGTTGCTGTCCGTGTGGGCTATCTTGTTTAAGGGAGGGTTGGACTGGCTCATCACTCTCTTCTCTCTCGCCACTTTGCCAAACACTCTGGTCATGGGCATCCCTTTGCTCAATGCCATGTATGGAGACTTCACTCAGAGCCTCATGGTGCAACTGGTTGTTCTTCAGTGCATTATCTG GTACACTCTACTGCTCTTCCTGTTTGAATACAGAGCTGCCACTCTACTGATCAAGAACCAGTTCCCTGGCTCCACTGCCGCTTCCATATCGAAATTTGAGATAGACGGAGACGTCATATCGCTAGATGGCCGTGACCCAGTACGCACCGAATCTGAAATCGATGGCAATGGTCGTATCCGCGTGCGTATCAGACGGTCCACATCTTCCGCTCCGGACTCGGCCTTATCATCGTCCATGGGCATCACTCCCAGGGCGTCCAATCTCTCCGGAGCCGAAATTTTCTCCGTCAACACTCCCGCGCCGCTGCATGAGTACCACAACGGAAACGCCGATATTGCATTCGGAAATGGAGATTTGGGATTCGGGTATCGGTCGGCGAGTCCTCGACTATCCGGGTACGCCTCGTCCGACGCTTATTCGCTTCAACCGACGCCACGCGCCTCCAATTTCAATGAATTGGACACCACTACAATAACAACGACGAACACGCCATTCTGGGTGAGATCCCCGGTGGCAGGGAAGGTTTACCGGCAACAGTCGCCGGCTTTTTCAGGGGTGAGAATGGTGTGGGAGTCGCCGGGAAAGTGCAACGGTGGTGGAGGAGAGAGACAAGGGTGCAAAGATGTCGTCGGAG AAAGAGAGATTAGTTTCAGGGACAGCTCCAAATTTCCAGTGGCGGAGGAAGAAGACCCAAAAGCGACAGCGACCGGTCAAGATATGCCACGCACCCATGTGATGCTGAGGCTCATACTGACCATGGTCGGCCGGAAGCTCTCACGTAATCCCAATACCTACTCAAGTGTCCTAGGCCTTCTGTGGTCTCTAATCTCCTTCAA ATGGAATGTGGGGATGCCGAGTTTGGTGAagtattcaataaaaataatttcagatGCTGGTCTAGGGATGGCCATGTTCAGTTTAG GGCTGTTCATGGCTCTTCAGCCCCGGATAATTGCCTGTGGAACAAAGAGGGCAACCATGGGAATGGGGATCCGCTTCATTTGCGGGCCTATATTAATGTCAGCTGCGTCCATAGCTGTTGGACTAAGAGGAGTTCGACTTCACGCAGCCATAGTACAGGCAT CTCTTCCTCAAGGGATTGTACCATTTGTCTTCGCTAGAGAATACGGTTTGCATCCTGATATTCTGAGTACCGG GGTTATATTTGGCATGTTAGTGTCCTTACCAGTAACGCTCCTCTACTACATATTATTAGGCCTATGA
- the ADH3 gene encoding alcohol dehydrogenase 3, with amino-acid sequence MSNTAGQVIKCKAAVSWEAGKPLVIEEVELAPPQANEVRIKILFTSLCHTDVYFWEAKGQKPAFPRIFGHEAAGVVESVGEGVTDLKPGDTVLPVFTGECKECRHCKSEESNMCDLLRINTDRTVMLSDGKSRFSAKGKPIYHFLGTSTFSEYTVAHVGSVAKINPAAPLDKVCVLSCGISTGLGAAINVAKPKKGSSVAVFGLGAVGLAAAEGARISGASRIIGVDLNASRFEQAKKFGVTEFVNPKDHDKPVQEVIAEMTDGGVDRSIECTGSVAAMISAFECVHDGWGVAVLVGVPNRDDSFKTHPINLLNERTLKGTFFGNFKPRTDLPRLVEKYVNKELDLQLEKFITHEVSFSDINKAFDYMLKGEGLRCIIRMGA; translated from the exons ATGTCTAATACAGCTGGTCAGGTCATTAAATGCAAGG CTGCGGTTTCATGGGAGGCAGGGAAGCCCCTGGTGATTGAAGAAGTGGAGCTGGCTCCACCACAGGCAAATGAAGTTCGTATCAAGATCCTTTTCACCTCTCTCTGTCACACTGATGTTTACTTCTGGGAGGCCAAG GGACAAAAACCAGCATTTCCTCGGATATTTGGCCATGAAGCTGCAGG AGTGGTTGAGAGCGTGGGTGAGGGCGTAACGGATCTCAAACCAGGAGACACTGTCCTCCCGGTGTTCACCGGAGAGTGCAAGGAGTGCCGGCACTGTAAATCAGAAGAGAGCAACATGTGTGACCTCCTTAGGATAAATACGGACAGGACTGTTATGCTGAGTGATGGCAAATCGAGGTTCAGCGCTAAGGGAAAGCCCATCTACCATTTCCTTGGGACCTCCACGTTCAGCGAATACACCGTTGCCCATGTTGGCAGTGTGGCCAAAATCAATCCTGCTGCCCCACTTGACAAAGTTTGCGTTCTTAGTTGTGGAATATCTACAg GTCTGGGTGCTGCTATCAATGTTGCAAAACCCAAAAAGGGCTCATCTGTTGCAGTTTTTGGATTGGGGGCTGTAGGCCTTGCA GCTGCTGAAGGGGCTAGGATTTCTGGGGCATCAAGGATCATCGGTGTCGATTTGAACGCCAGTAGATTTGAACAAG CCAAGAAGTTTGGTGTGACCGAGTTCGTGAACCCCAAAGATCATGACAAACCTGTTCAAGAG GTGATTGCTGAGATGACCGATGGAGGAGTTGACCGGAGCATAGAGTGTACTGGAAGCGTTGCCGCCATGATCTCTGCATTTGAATGTGTTCATGAT GGTTGGGGCGTTGCTGTTCTTGTTGGTGTGCCAAACAGAGACGATTCATTCAAAACTCACCCCATAAATCTACTGAATGAGAGGACTCTCAAGGGCACATTTTTTGGCAACTTCAAACCCCGCACCGATCTTCCCCGTCTCGTGGAGAAATACGTGAATAAG GAGCTGGACCTGCAACTGGAGAAATTCATCACCCATGAAGTCTCCTTCTCTGATATCAACAAAGCATTTGACTACATGCTGAAGGGGGAAGGCCTCCGGTGCATCATCCGCATGGGAGCCTAG